One Planktothrix sp. FACHB-1365 genomic window carries:
- a CDS encoding adenylate/guanylate cyclase domain-containing protein, whose protein sequence is MSRLVVYFLLLSVVTVFCVGAIAFQSAKASIQQLVFDRLEVTATLKEEALNLWVENQKNATVSLAQLPDLKTAAAILLTVDARSPQWRDAYTQIKQYMASALAAKPDLKKVQLLRAKDGKVIFSTNPQFEGQYRFNEQYFKEGRYHTFVQNIYFSSITNKPTLTIATPIIGQDQKVFGVLVTHLNLKKMEEIVFDKTGLGKSGETYLVDRSQRFVTAEGFGRKDFPAEIHSRGIEAALAGEDGRKIYLNYAGIPVIGVYRWLDQRDLALLVEMHQSEADAPAHRLAWIILSVGLTSAVILALGVYILARQITRPILAITHTATQVSDGDLTLVAPVTTDDEIGQLAIAFNRMTRQLRRLYAGLEEKVALLQQKEAQLRDSFTQLKKEKQTVEAQKTQLTQAYQEITLLNQRLKTENLDLMTELRVQNQRLYQLLEAIPLGVVVVDATGKLYYTNQVVKELLGNKVFFSDPPLKLNIYSNSSSDIKKPYPLENLPIFKALHEGIGSVDQLEIQYLERIIPLQTWGTPIYDEWGQIAYAIGVFQDITERRRAEEERQRFIEEMFEINCNLELALDEEEQLTDAAGRFVPNQFLSFLGYESLVDVKSGDAVQKEMSILFSDIRSFTQLSERMTPEDNFKFINAYLSRMEPAITENRGFIDKYIGDAIMALFGGSADDAVKAGISMLQRLSEYNLTRQRPNRPPITIGIGINTGDLMLGIVGGQHRMDSTVISDAVNLGARLEELSKRYCIPLLISEHTFLRLEDPNIYSFRVIDKVRVKGKSEMVSVFEVFDADPPDLYRRKVATKTLFEQALTLYHLEAFPESAHCFETCLRENPSDQVAQIYLQRVLQSFSR, encoded by the coding sequence ATGTCCAGGCTTGTGGTCTACTTTTTACTGTTATCTGTAGTAACCGTCTTCTGTGTGGGGGCCATCGCCTTTCAAAGCGCCAAAGCCTCTATTCAACAGTTGGTGTTTGACCGATTGGAAGTGACGGCTACCCTGAAAGAAGAAGCGTTAAATCTATGGGTGGAGAACCAAAAAAATGCAACCGTTTCTTTAGCACAATTACCCGATCTCAAAACAGCCGCAGCGATTCTATTGACGGTGGATGCGCGTTCCCCCCAATGGAGGGATGCCTATACTCAAATTAAGCAGTATATGGCTTCTGCTCTAGCGGCCAAACCAGACTTAAAGAAAGTGCAGCTTTTGAGGGCTAAGGACGGAAAAGTTATTTTTTCGACCAATCCCCAATTTGAAGGCCAATATCGGTTTAACGAACAATATTTTAAAGAAGGTCGTTACCATACTTTTGTACAAAATATTTATTTTTCGTCGATCACCAATAAACCCACTTTAACCATTGCCACACCCATTATTGGACAAGATCAGAAGGTCTTTGGGGTGCTAGTCACTCATCTAAACCTGAAAAAAATGGAAGAAATTGTTTTTGATAAAACCGGTTTAGGTAAGAGTGGGGAAACTTATTTAGTGGATCGATCTCAGAGGTTTGTCACCGCCGAAGGTTTTGGTCGAAAGGACTTTCCGGCTGAGATTCATAGCCGGGGAATTGAAGCGGCGTTAGCAGGAGAAGACGGTCGCAAAATCTATTTAAACTATGCAGGAATTCCAGTCATTGGGGTTTATCGGTGGTTAGATCAACGAGACTTAGCATTATTAGTAGAAATGCACCAATCAGAAGCCGATGCACCAGCCCATCGATTGGCTTGGATTATTTTATCAGTCGGATTAACTTCGGCGGTTATTTTAGCTCTAGGAGTCTATATTTTAGCTCGACAAATTACTCGTCCCATTTTAGCAATTACTCACACGGCAACTCAAGTATCGGATGGAGATTTAACCTTAGTCGCGCCAGTAACAACCGATGATGAAATCGGACAATTAGCGATCGCTTTTAACCGAATGACTCGACAATTACGCCGTCTTTATGCAGGTTTAGAAGAAAAAGTTGCCCTTCTTCAGCAGAAAGAAGCTCAATTACGAGACAGCTTCACCCAATTAAAAAAAGAAAAACAAACCGTTGAAGCTCAGAAAACTCAATTAACCCAAGCCTATCAAGAAATTACCCTACTCAACCAACGGCTTAAAACCGAAAATTTGGATTTAATGACGGAATTACGGGTACAAAATCAACGACTCTATCAACTTTTAGAAGCGATTCCATTAGGAGTTGTGGTTGTGGATGCAACCGGAAAATTATACTATACGAATCAAGTGGTTAAAGAGTTATTAGGAAACAAAGTTTTCTTTTCTGATCCTCCTTTAAAATTGAATATTTATTCTAATTCATCCTCAGATATTAAGAAACCCTATCCCTTAGAAAATTTACCTATTTTTAAAGCTTTGCATGAGGGAATTGGCAGTGTTGATCAATTAGAAATTCAATATTTAGAGCGGATTATTCCCTTACAAACTTGGGGAACCCCAATTTATGATGAATGGGGACAAATTGCCTATGCCATTGGCGTGTTTCAAGACATTACAGAACGCCGACGAGCCGAAGAAGAACGGCAACGGTTTATTGAAGAAATGTTTGAGATTAATTGTAATTTAGAATTAGCCTTAGATGAAGAAGAACAATTAACGGATGCGGCGGGTCGATTTGTTCCGAATCAATTTTTATCGTTTTTAGGCTATGAAAGTTTAGTGGATGTTAAATCGGGGGATGCGGTACAAAAAGAAATGTCGATTTTATTTTCAGATATTCGTAGTTTTACCCAACTGTCTGAACGGATGACTCCTGAAGATAACTTTAAATTTATTAATGCCTATTTATCGCGGATGGAACCTGCGATTACAGAAAATCGAGGCTTTATTGATAAATATATTGGCGATGCGATTATGGCACTGTTTGGAGGGAGTGCTGATGATGCCGTCAAAGCTGGAATTTCAATGTTACAACGCTTGTCAGAATATAATCTCACTCGTCAACGTCCTAATCGTCCTCCGATTACAATTGGTATTGGAATTAATACGGGGGATTTAATGCTGGGGATCGTGGGTGGACAACACAGAATGGATAGTACCGTTATTAGCGATGCTGTAAATTTAGGGGCTAGACTAGAGGAATTAAGTAAACGTTATTGCATCCCTTTATTAATTAGTGAACATACCTTTTTGCGACTGGAAGATCCCAATATTTATTCCTTCCGTGTGATTGATAAAGTTAGGGTGAAAGGCAAATCAGAAATGGTATCAGTTTTTGAAGTTTTTGATGCTGATCCGCCCGATTTATATCGCAGAAAAGTGGCAACAAAAACGTTATTTGAACAAGCCTTAACCCTCTATCATCTGGAAGCCTTTCCTGAATCGGCTCATTGTTTTGAAACCTGTTTGCGGGAAAATCCATCGGATCAAGTCGCTCAAATTTATTTACAGCGTGTGCTGCAATCTTTCTCAAGGTAA
- a CDS encoding glycosyl transferase yields the protein MSRPTVYLAITNHGFGHAVRSAAVANEIQKRCPDVLLILVTTAPRWLLESYLEGDFIVRPRAFDVGVVQPDSLTMDQAATLQQWQQIRQQDRSIIAGEVSFIKQNKVNLILADIPPLASAIASSAGIPCWMMGNFGWDFIYRDWGEEFMELADWISGCFSQCDRLFRFPLHEPMTAFPHTIDVGLTGGNPRFNLEALREKLGITTPPEKTILLTFGGLGLNAIPVHNFEQYSDYTFITFDVNLPSFPNLVQVSNFLQLPDIHSHLFHLRPVDLMPLCGQVISKPGYSTFAEALRLDIPLISLTRDGFAEAPVLLDWLQNYGVHQIITASDFFENNWDFINQPLQQPHLSERLDKNGNEAIAQAVVDYLLNCL from the coding sequence ATGTCAAGACCTACCGTCTATTTAGCGATTACAAATCATGGATTTGGTCATGCTGTGCGATCTGCTGCCGTTGCCAATGAAATTCAAAAGCGTTGTCCTGATGTGTTATTAATTCTGGTGACAACAGCACCTCGATGGTTATTAGAATCTTATCTGGAGGGGGATTTTATTGTCCGTCCCCGTGCTTTTGATGTGGGAGTAGTGCAGCCTGATAGTTTAACAATGGATCAAGCCGCAACCTTACAGCAATGGCAACAAATTCGCCAACAAGACCGTTCAATTATTGCCGGGGAAGTCAGTTTTATTAAACAAAATAAAGTTAATTTAATTTTAGCAGATATTCCTCCCTTAGCTTCTGCGATCGCCTCATCTGCGGGAATTCCCTGTTGGATGATGGGGAATTTTGGTTGGGATTTTATCTATCGAGATTGGGGGGAAGAGTTTATGGAATTAGCGGATTGGATTTCGGGTTGTTTTAGTCAGTGCGATCGCTTATTTCGCTTTCCTCTCCATGAACCGATGACGGCTTTTCCCCATACCATTGATGTCGGTTTAACGGGGGGAAATCCTCGGTTTAATTTAGAGGCTTTGAGAGAAAAATTAGGAATTACGACTCCTCCTGAAAAAACTATCTTATTAACCTTTGGCGGTTTAGGATTAAATGCGATTCCAGTTCATAATTTTGAACAATATTCTGATTATACTTTTATTACCTTTGATGTAAATTTACCCTCTTTCCCGAATTTAGTTCAAGTGAGTAATTTTTTGCAATTACCGGATATTCATTCCCATTTATTTCATTTGCGTCCGGTGGATTTAATGCCTTTGTGTGGACAAGTTATTTCTAAACCGGGATATAGTACCTTTGCGGAAGCTTTACGCTTAGATATCCCTTTAATTTCTTTAACCAGAGATGGATTTGCCGAAGCCCCGGTTTTATTAGACTGGTTACAAAATTATGGGGTGCATCAAATTATCACAGCTAGTGATTTTTTTGAAAATAATTGGGATTTTATCAATCAACCCCTCCAACAACCTCACCTTTCGGAAAGATTAGATAAAAATGGCAATGAAGCGATCGCTCAAGCGGTTGTTGACTATCTTTTGAATTGCCTTTAG
- a CDS encoding secondary thiamine-phosphate synthase enzyme YjbQ, translating into MAYYQEILEIKTSGKSFSNITHYVQEVVKNSGIKIGICHLFLRHTSASLIIQENADPDVLRDLENFLSKLVPEGNYYIHDAEGLDDMPAHIRTVLTHTSEQIPISQGRLLLGTWQGIYLWEHRRHRHTRELVVHIMGE; encoded by the coding sequence ATGGCATATTATCAAGAAATCTTGGAGATTAAGACCAGTGGTAAATCATTTTCTAATATTACCCATTATGTTCAAGAAGTTGTTAAAAATTCGGGGATAAAAATCGGAATTTGTCATTTATTTTTACGACATACTTCCGCCAGTTTAATCATTCAAGAAAATGCTGATCCTGATGTGTTACGGGATTTAGAGAATTTTTTATCGAAATTAGTTCCTGAAGGTAATTATTATATTCATGATGCAGAAGGCTTAGATGATATGCCAGCCCATATTAGAACTGTTCTCACCCATACCTCTGAACAAATCCCCATTTCCCAAGGACGATTATTATTAGGAACCTGGCAAGGAATCTATCTTTGGGAACATCGACGCCATCGTCATACCCGTGAATTAGTGGTACATATTATGGGGGAATAA
- a CDS encoding Uma2 family endonuclease, translating to MVSQMQSLSSTEIIYPESDGKPMADNTKQFRWIVVIQQNLDWMFANDPNVFVAGDLFWYPVEGKPRIVTAPDVMVVVGRPKGERGSYQQWLENNIAPQVVFEILSPSNSTVEMDKKLLFYERYGVEEYYIYNPDSDELQGWIRHEEGLEILESLNNYISPCLGIRFDCSGEELKIYRPDGEKFFSYIEINQMLEEERQRATQSETALAAERERIETVETELEAEKMRSQRLAERLREMGINPDEL from the coding sequence ATGGTTTCCCAGATGCAATCTTTATCTTCAACAGAAATTATTTATCCAGAAAGTGACGGTAAACCGATGGCGGATAATACCAAACAATTTCGCTGGATTGTTGTAATTCAGCAAAATTTAGATTGGATGTTTGCAAATGATCCTAATGTATTTGTCGCTGGAGATTTATTTTGGTATCCAGTGGAAGGAAAACCTCGAATTGTGACCGCCCCTGATGTAATGGTGGTGGTGGGTAGACCCAAAGGAGAACGGGGTTCTTATCAACAATGGCTAGAAAATAATATCGCCCCCCAAGTTGTGTTTGAAATCCTTTCTCCGAGTAATTCTACGGTAGAAATGGATAAAAAGTTATTGTTTTATGAACGATATGGCGTTGAAGAATATTATATTTATAATCCTGATTCAGATGAATTACAAGGATGGATACGCCATGAAGAGGGACTGGAAATTCTGGAATCTTTAAATAATTATATTAGTCCCTGTTTAGGAATTCGGTTTGATTGTTCTGGGGAAGAATTAAAAATTTATCGCCCGGATGGGGAGAAATTCTTTTCCTATATTGAGATTAATCAAATGTTAGAGGAAGAACGCCAACGTGCAACTCAATCAGAAACAGCATTAGCAGCAGAACGGGAACGAATTGAAACAGTTGAAACGGAGTTAGAAGCCGAAAAAATGCGATCGCAACGATTAGCAGAACGCTTAAGAGAAATGGGGATTAATCCTGATGAACTCTAA
- the hemL gene encoding glutamate-1-semialdehyde 2,1-aminomutase — protein MTLPLITTKSEEIFAAAQKIMPGGVNSPVRAFKSVGGQPIVFDRVKGAYVWDVDGNQYIDYVGSWGPAICGHTHPDVINALKDALEKGTSFGAPCVLENVLAEMVIDAVPSIEMVRFVNSGTEACLSVLRLMRAFTGRDKLIKFEGCYHGHGDMFLVKAGSGVATLGLPDSPGVPKSVTSSTLTAPYNDLEAVKQLFNENPGEIAGVILEPIVGNAGFIPPDAGFLEGLRVLTKENGALLVFDEVMTGFRIAYGGVQEKFGVTPDLTTLGKVIGGGLPVGAYGGRRDIMSMVAPAGPMYQAGTLSGNPLAMTAGIKTLELLQKPGTYEYLDKITKKLSDGLLQIAKETGNAACGGQISGMFGLFFTQGPVHNYEDAKKSDLAKFSRFHRGMLERGIYLAPSQFEAGFTSLAHTDEDIEKTLAAAREVMSSW, from the coding sequence GTGACCCTACCCTTAATAACTACAAAATCAGAAGAAATCTTTGCCGCCGCCCAAAAAATTATGCCAGGTGGCGTTAATTCTCCGGTACGGGCGTTTAAGTCCGTTGGCGGACAACCCATTGTCTTTGATAGAGTCAAAGGAGCTTATGTTTGGGATGTTGACGGCAATCAATATATTGATTATGTTGGCTCCTGGGGGCCAGCCATTTGCGGTCATACCCATCCCGATGTCATCAATGCTCTTAAAGACGCTTTAGAAAAAGGAACCAGTTTCGGCGCGCCTTGTGTATTAGAAAATGTTCTGGCCGAAATGGTGATTGATGCGGTTCCCAGTATTGAAATGGTACGATTTGTTAACTCAGGAACGGAAGCGTGTTTATCCGTATTGCGGTTGATGCGGGCCTTCACCGGACGGGACAAATTGATTAAATTTGAAGGGTGCTATCACGGACATGGAGATATGTTCCTCGTGAAAGCGGGTTCAGGGGTTGCGACCTTGGGTTTACCCGACTCCCCAGGGGTTCCCAAATCCGTCACCAGTAGTACCCTCACAGCCCCCTACAATGACCTAGAAGCCGTCAAACAGCTATTTAATGAAAATCCAGGGGAAATTGCTGGAGTCATCCTAGAACCGATTGTAGGCAACGCTGGCTTTATTCCTCCCGATGCTGGGTTTTTGGAAGGGTTACGGGTACTGACAAAGGAAAATGGGGCTTTATTAGTCTTTGATGAGGTGATGACTGGCTTCCGCATTGCGTATGGCGGCGTTCAAGAGAAATTTGGGGTGACACCGGACTTAACGACATTAGGAAAAGTCATTGGTGGCGGTTTACCTGTAGGGGCCTATGGTGGACGTCGGGATATTATGTCCATGGTCGCCCCGGCTGGCCCGATGTATCAAGCGGGAACCTTATCGGGAAATCCTTTAGCAATGACGGCGGGAATCAAAACCCTAGAGTTATTGCAAAAACCAGGAACTTATGAATATTTGGATAAAATCACCAAAAAATTAAGTGATGGGTTGTTACAAATTGCCAAAGAAACAGGTAATGCGGCTTGTGGGGGACAAATTAGTGGAATGTTTGGTTTATTTTTTACCCAAGGGCCAGTCCACAATTATGAGGATGCTAAAAAATCCGATTTAGCTAAATTTAGCCGTTTCCATCGCGGAATGTTAGAGCGGGGAATTTATTTAGCGCCTTCTCAATTTGAAGCCGGGTTTACGTCTTTAGCCCATACGGATGAAGACATTGAAAAAACCTTAGCAGCCGCTAGAGAAGTGATGTCTAGTTGGTAA
- the hisE gene encoding phosphoribosyl-ATP diphosphatase produces the protein MSSSKPLELSLLSPIDTIRYNEKGLILAVIQDCLEGTVFTWVWMNPAALEKTLSSQQVWSCQDAEIVLWNAEILVKEIRYSDENPMVIIGVEEQHQELSGNTLSGLFNIICDRRDYPQLESYTCKLLAGGDNKILKKIGEESAEVVMACKDKDKDAIAGEVADLFYHTLVALAYHDVDLREVYQKLEERRK, from the coding sequence ATGTCAAGCTCAAAACCCCTAGAATTAAGCCTGTTGAGTCCTATTGATACAATTCGTTACAATGAAAAAGGATTGATTCTGGCCGTTATCCAAGATTGTTTAGAAGGAACGGTGTTTACCTGGGTTTGGATGAATCCAGCAGCGTTAGAAAAAACCTTATCTTCTCAGCAAGTTTGGTCTTGTCAAGACGCAGAAATTGTGTTATGGAATGCAGAAATTTTAGTCAAAGAAATTCGCTACAGTGATGAAAATCCGATGGTAATTATTGGAGTTGAAGAACAACATCAGGAATTATCAGGAAATACCTTATCGGGCTTATTTAATATTATTTGCGATCGCCGTGACTATCCGCAACTGGAATCCTATACTTGTAAATTATTAGCCGGGGGAGATAACAAAATTCTCAAAAAAATTGGGGAAGAATCCGCCGAAGTGGTGATGGCTTGTAAAGACAAAGATAAAGATGCGATCGCCGGGGAAGTCGCTGATTTATTTTATCATACTTTAGTGGCTTTAGCTTATCATGATGTGGATTTGAGAGAGGTTTATCAGAAATTAGAAGAACGACGAAAATAA
- a CDS encoding Uma2 family endonuclease has protein sequence MMINPSDQHISHEDYLEGEKISPIRHEYIRGEVYAMVGGSDAHDTISGNLIALFKNHLRGQGCRVYTGNMKIYIQTADVYYYPDVMVTCDSRDRNNGYFKQYPSLIIEVLSPSTEAFKRGNKFADYRQIETLQEYVLISQNKINIECFRQNLDRRWELFTYQPQETLQLDSINFSCPVSEIYEDVLGLN, from the coding sequence ATGATGATTAATCCATCTGATCAGCATATTTCCCATGAAGATTATCTCGAAGGGGAAAAAATTAGCCCCATTCGCCATGAATATATTCGAGGAGAAGTTTATGCAATGGTGGGGGGAAGTGATGCTCATGATACCATTTCTGGGAATTTGATTGCTTTATTTAAAAATCACTTACGCGGTCAAGGATGTCGTGTTTATACGGGAAACATGAAAATTTATATTCAAACCGCCGATGTTTATTATTATCCTGATGTTATGGTAACTTGTGACTCCCGCGACAGAAATAATGGTTATTTTAAACAATATCCAAGTTTAATTATTGAAGTCTTATCTCCCTCAACGGAAGCCTTTAAGCGGGGTAATAAATTTGCCGACTATCGACAGATTGAAACCTTACAAGAATATGTATTAATTAGCCAAAATAAAATTAATATTGAATGTTTTAGACAAAATTTAGACAGACGATGGGAATTGTTTACCTATCAACCCCAGGAAACTCTTCAATTAGACAGTATTAATTTTAGTTGTCCTGTGTCAGAAATTTATGAAGATGTATTAGGATTGAATTAA
- a CDS encoding universal stress protein, with protein sequence MNYQKILVAIDQSAQSKTVFETALELGRKSSGQLMIFHRLSLDEPESYTYTSVQVEKIVHHYKFVQEKLEQDLEKVRLWLTGLENRALEAGIKAEWDWKEGNAGRLICQVAKNWNADIIVMGRRGKTAVMETLLGSVSYHVVHHAPCGVLIVQGK encoded by the coding sequence ATGAATTATCAAAAAATTTTAGTCGCCATTGACCAGTCAGCACAAAGCAAAACAGTATTTGAAACTGCGTTAGAATTAGGGCGGAAATCATCGGGACAGTTGATGATTTTTCACCGTTTGTCTTTGGATGAACCCGAAAGTTATACTTATACCAGTGTGCAAGTCGAAAAGATTGTTCACCATTATAAATTTGTTCAAGAAAAGTTAGAACAAGATTTAGAAAAAGTGCGGTTATGGTTAACTGGGTTAGAAAACCGTGCCCTTGAAGCTGGAATTAAGGCAGAATGGGATTGGAAAGAAGGCAATGCAGGGCGTTTGATTTGTCAGGTCGCTAAAAATTGGAATGCTGATATTATCGTCATGGGAAGACGCGGGAAAACGGCGGTTATGGAAACGCTGTTAGGGAGTGTGAGTTATCATGTTGTCCATCATGCCCCCTGTGGGGTATTGATTGTTCAAGGGAAATAG
- a CDS encoding glycogen debranching protein, translating to MTIWVNEQLDPMGIVYSCIACCDEKQAQDCHESFQRNLTEIQKQQGWVAVLRTVESWDDVPVSALKLN from the coding sequence ATGACCATTTGGGTAAATGAACAACTTGATCCAATGGGAATCGTCTATTCTTGTATTGCTTGTTGTGATGAGAAGCAAGCTCAAGATTGCCATGAGTCCTTTCAAAGAAATTTAACAGAAATTCAAAAGCAACAAGGCTGGGTTGCGGTTCTCAGAACCGTTGAATCTTGGGATGATGTTCCTGTAAGTGCCTTAAAATTAAATTAA
- a CDS encoding GNAT family N-acetyltransferase, translating to MSKSAILKPATLEDIPVLFQLIQALAEYEKLSHEVSGSAENLKQHLFGNPSYIEAILAEVEGKAVGFALFFHNYSTFLTQPGIYLEDLFVLPEYRRQGIGKALITHVAELAVSRGCGRLEWSVLDWNQPAIDFYEKIGAKILPDWRICRVTEASLAALGNQK from the coding sequence ATGTCTAAATCAGCAATTTTAAAACCAGCAACCCTTGAGGATATTCCCGTTTTATTCCAACTGATTCAAGCCTTAGCGGAATACGAGAAGTTATCCCATGAAGTGAGTGGAAGTGCGGAAAACTTAAAACAGCATTTATTTGGTAATCCATCCTATATAGAAGCAATTTTAGCTGAAGTTGAAGGAAAAGCCGTTGGTTTTGCCTTGTTTTTTCATAACTATTCTACGTTTTTAACCCAACCAGGAATTTATTTAGAAGATTTATTTGTCCTTCCTGAATATCGCCGTCAAGGGATTGGTAAAGCATTAATCACTCATGTAGCAGAATTAGCAGTATCCAGGGGGTGTGGACGTTTAGAATGGTCTGTTTTAGATTGGAATCAACCTGCTATTGATTTTTATGAAAAAATAGGCGCGAAAATTTTACCCGACTGGCGCATTTGTCGGGTCACTGAAGCTTCTTTAGCAGCATTGGGAAACCAAAAATAA
- a CDS encoding RNA polymerase sigma factor, RpoD/SigA family, whose protein sequence is MNPQNSTFFPITETTVAGDDAIAALFKRMARYPLLKPNEEIELGRHIQTLVKIEELQTRLTLELGYLPPPAELAAFLGITETELKHQLKLGTAAKSRMISSNLRLVVSIAKRYINRGVPFLDLIQEGALGLNRATEKFDPDKGYKFSTYAYWWIRQGITRTIANQGRTIRLPVHVVEQLNKLKIAYRDLKRSLQRKPTEEELAEAVAITPQQIRILEQVHRKSLSLNHRIGTEENSELMDILEDQETQTPEAQMNEMMMRQDLLEVLATVLTEREKDVLALRFGLTTGVPYTLEEVSGLYDLSRERVRQIQARAMRKLRRPHIAERLKGWIK, encoded by the coding sequence ATGAATCCACAGAATTCGACGTTTTTTCCGATTACAGAAACCACTGTAGCGGGAGATGACGCAATTGCTGCATTATTTAAACGCATGGCGCGTTATCCTTTACTTAAACCCAATGAAGAAATAGAACTCGGTCGTCATATTCAAACCCTGGTTAAAATTGAAGAATTACAAACTCGGCTGACCCTGGAATTAGGGTACTTACCTCCTCCCGCAGAACTAGCTGCGTTTCTAGGAATTACGGAAACAGAACTCAAACATCAATTAAAATTAGGAACGGCGGCTAAAAGTCGGATGATTAGTTCTAATTTACGGTTAGTCGTTTCTATTGCTAAACGTTATATTAATCGAGGGGTTCCGTTTTTAGATTTAATTCAAGAAGGCGCTTTAGGACTCAACCGCGCGACAGAAAAATTTGATCCTGATAAAGGATATAAATTCTCCACTTATGCGTATTGGTGGATTCGTCAAGGGATTACCCGAACCATTGCTAATCAAGGACGCACCATTCGATTACCTGTTCATGTTGTTGAACAATTGAATAAACTGAAGATAGCTTACCGAGATTTAAAGCGATCGCTACAACGAAAACCGACAGAAGAAGAATTAGCAGAAGCTGTTGCTATTACGCCCCAACAAATTCGCATTCTTGAACAAGTTCATCGGAAATCTCTGTCTTTAAATCACCGAATTGGGACGGAAGAAAACTCCGAATTAATGGATATTTTAGAAGATCAAGAAACTCAAACTCCTGAAGCTCAAATGAATGAAATGATGATGCGTCAGGATTTATTAGAAGTTTTAGCAACCGTTTTAACGGAACGAGAAAAAGACGTTTTAGCACTGCGATTTGGATTAACCACCGGAGTTCCTTATACCTTAGAAGAAGTTAGTGGTCTTTATGATCTTTCACGGGAACGAGTGCGACAAATTCAAGCCAGAGCCATGAGGAAGTTACGTCGTCCTCATATTGCAGAACGGTTAAAAGGTTGGATTAAATAA
- a CDS encoding KGK domain-containing protein → MSDSTYILNDDDVINTSESALMFQCTFKASEFLSIMESKLEEENLFKEGIECQLLRPGKSWQTGKFRIRLEFCPDEPDAEPKGIPTSEFTSPPTTPTVPSDSDADIPPFVPRPTKSVGMWS, encoded by the coding sequence ATGAGCGATTCAACTTATATTCTCAATGATGATGATGTGATTAATACCAGTGAAAGTGCCTTGATGTTTCAATGCACATTTAAAGCTAGTGAATTTTTGTCTATTATGGAATCTAAGTTGGAGGAGGAAAATTTATTTAAGGAAGGAATCGAGTGTCAACTGCTACGTCCCGGTAAGTCTTGGCAAACCGGGAAGTTTCGGATTCGTTTAGAATTTTGCCCCGATGAACCCGATGCAGAACCGAAAGGTATTCCCACCTCGGAATTTACTTCCCCCCCAACAACTCCTACTGTTCCGTCTGACTCTGATGCGGATATTCCTCCTTTTGTTCCTCGACCCACTAAGAGTGTAGGAATGTGGAGTTAA